Within Micromonospora parathelypteridis, the genomic segment GGCGATCCCTCCCTGCTGGAAGGTCTGCGTACCCGCTGATCGGCTCCGCCTCGACGAGGGCGTCATCCTGCCGGGGTGGCGTCCTCGATGGCGTCCGGGTTCGATCCGGCAGACGCAAGAGAGCGCTCTCTTGACACAGCGTGGATTCACCCACCACCCTGACGGGAGAGCGCTCTCCGGGTGTCGACGCCCTCGGTGAGCGAGCAGCGCTGCTGACCTTCCAGGTCTTCAGCCGCGGATCTTCGGCGGATTCGTGAAAGGGCGGTCAGCGTGAGTGATATCCGTGTCCCCGAGCAGCTCCCCCCGGGGCCCGTCGCCCACCGGTTCGATGGCGCGGCTCGCGACGACGATTCAAGTCCGTCCAACTGGGACGCCCACGCCAACACTGATCACCGCGGCGATCTCCCGGGGCGTGGACCTGGGCACCTATCTCGTATGGTCAATCCTGGACAACGTCGAACAGGCGGAGGGTTACCGCAGGCGGTTCGGGCGACGAGCGGGGAGAAGGCGCGATGACGACGGCGCAGCGGCCGACGCTCGAAGCGGTGGCGGCGCGGGCCGGGGTGTCCCGGGCCACCGTGTCCCGTGTGGTCAACGGCTCCACCACCGTCGCCGAACCGATCCGCGAGGCAGTCACCCGGGCGGTCGCCGAATTGGGGTACGTCCCCAATCTCGCCGCCCGCAGCCTGGTCACCCAACGCACCGACTCGATCGCCCTGGTCATGCCGGAGGCGGCCACCCGGGTCTTCTCCGACGACCAGGTCTTCCCCGGCATCATTCGCGGCGTCAGCCAGGAGTTGGAAGCGGCCGACAAGCAACTGGTGCTGATGCTCGCCGGTTCACCCGCAGGCCACCATCGGGTCGAGCGGTACACCACCGGCCGGCACGTCGACGGGGTGCTCTTCGCCTCGCTGCACGGCGCCGACCCGCTGCCCGGCACGCTGGCCCGGCTCGGCATCCCGGTGGTGGTCAGCGGTCGACCGCTCGGCGACGCGCCCGTGCCGTACGTCGACGTCGACCACGTCGGCGGGGTGACCGCCGCCGTACGACACATGATCGACAACGGTCGCCGACGGATCGCCACCATCGCCGGGCCGCAGGACATGGTCGCCGGGATCGAACGGCTCAACGGTTACCGCGCCGCGGTCGCCGACGCGGGGCTGCCCGAGCTGGTCGCCGTCGGTGACTTCACCCGGGAGTCCGGGTCGGCGGCGATGCACCGGCTGCTCACCGAGCACCCCGACCTGGACGGTGTCTTCGCCGCCTCCGACCTGATGGCGCACGCCGCCCTGCGTACGCTGCGCGAGGCCGGCCGGCGGGTGCCGGAGGATGTCGCGGTGGTCGGCTTCGACGACATCGAGACCGCCGCCTACACCGAGCCGCCGCTGACCACCGTCCGGCAACCGATCGTGGAGCTGGGCCGGCGGATGACCCGGCAACTGCTCCGGCTGGCCGCCGGGGAGACCATCGAGCAGGCCGTCATGCTCCCCACCGAGCTGATCCGGCGCGCCTCCGCCTGAGTGCGCCGGGCGGGGCCGCGCTCGCCGCACGATCCGCGCAACCACCAGGACGTTGGCGCCTGCTGGGCGGTCGTGAGCGAGGGACGCCTGGTTAATGCGTCGCTCCGGCGGGCGATCATGGTTAGCCTCGCCGGCATGCCGGAACCTGTCGCGCTGTTGCACGTCCCCGCCCTCTCCGACGTCGCCGAGTACGCGTACGCGGCCACCGTCGATCCACCCGCCCGGCTGATTTTCACCGCCGGCGCCTGCCCGCTGGACGCCGAGGGACGCACCGTTGCGCCGGGTGACCACGCCGCGCAGGCCCGGCAGGTGATGACGAACCTGGAGACGGCCCTCGAGGCGTCCGGCGCCCGGCTCACCGACGTGGTCAAGACCACCGTCTACGTGGCGTCCTCCCGGCAGGCAGACCTGGTGACGGCCTGGGAGGTGGTCCGCGACTTCTTCGGCGACCACGACCCGCCCAGCACCCTGCTCGGGGTGGCCGTGCTCGGCTACACCGACCAACTCGTCGAGGTCGAGGCCGTCGCCGCCGTTCGGACGGGG encodes:
- a CDS encoding LacI family DNA-binding transcriptional regulator yields the protein MTTAQRPTLEAVAARAGVSRATVSRVVNGSTTVAEPIREAVTRAVAELGYVPNLAARSLVTQRTDSIALVMPEAATRVFSDDQVFPGIIRGVSQELEAADKQLVLMLAGSPAGHHRVERYTTGRHVDGVLFASLHGADPLPGTLARLGIPVVVSGRPLGDAPVPYVDVDHVGGVTAAVRHMIDNGRRRIATIAGPQDMVAGIERLNGYRAAVADAGLPELVAVGDFTRESGSAAMHRLLTEHPDLDGVFAASDLMAHAALRTLREAGRRVPEDVAVVGFDDIETAAYTEPPLTTVRQPIVELGRRMTRQLLRLAAGETIEQAVMLPTELIRRASA
- a CDS encoding RidA family protein, coding for MPEPVALLHVPALSDVAEYAYAATVDPPARLIFTAGACPLDAEGRTVAPGDHAAQARQVMTNLETALEASGARLTDVVKTTVYVASSRQADLVTAWEVVRDFFGDHDPPSTLLGVAVLGYTDQLVEVEAVAAVRTGA